The following proteins are encoded in a genomic region of Nicotiana sylvestris chromosome 4, ASM39365v2, whole genome shotgun sequence:
- the LOC138890169 gene encoding spindle pole body component 110-like — protein MKIAAENQERSRTDERLINGLRRKISKCEDDLEKSEGSLVRARAQLAKNAEGRTEFVRQLKRKYDGEVTNLKKKLTTLENEMSKQKKSFKIEREHCYDLMSQLEEDMQQLQGQSHHDTQVLEARSQQIGCLLQEKGIIRERVRAIANYIVMKCHECEDMTRTTFFAAVMTFVRQIMSDLDRLQGDLAHRPATRLTDVPQPPGVEALMYS, from the coding sequence ATGAAGATAGCTGCTGAGAATCAGGAAAGGAGCCGAACGGACGAAAGACTCATAAATGGTCTTAGGAGGAAAATATCTAAGTGCGAGGATGATTTGGAAAAATCTGAGGGTAGTTTGGTAAGAGCCCGAGCACAGTTGGCAAAAAATGCAGAGGGACGAACGGAGTTTGTCCGacaattgaaaagaaaatatgatggAGAAGTCACAAACTTGAAGAAAAAGCTAACCACCCTCGAGAATGAGATGTCCAAACAAAAAAAGAGCTTTAAAATAgagagggaacattgttatgacTTAATGTCACAGctagaggaagatatgcaacagttgCAGGGCCAAAGCCATCACGACACCCAAGTACTAGAAGCTAGGTCTCAACAAATCGGATGCTTGCTCCAAGAGAAGGGTATTATTAGGGAAAGGGTTAGAGCAATTGCTAACTACATTGTCATGAAATgccatgaatgtgaagacatgactagaaccaccttcttcgccgcagtgatgacctttgttcgccaaataatgagtgacctGGATCGTCTCCaaggggatcttgcacataggcccgcgaCGAGACTGACTGATGTCCCACAGCCCCCTGGAGTAgaagcacttatgtattcttga